The sequence below is a genomic window from Brevibacillus agri.
TGCCCGGCGCATCCGAGAGGCTGTATTGGCGAATGTGCGTATTTTCCTCTCCCGGGATCTCCATTTTGACGCTTACATACTGACCTGGCTCGTAGCTCGCAATCTCTTTCCCGTCCTTCGGTACGAGGTAAAAGGACGTGATGACATCGCTCTCTTTTACTTTGCGCTCCACGACAAACTCCCGGAAGTCGGCCCAGCCGCCTGGCTGATTCTCCGCCTGTTCGTACATTTCCGCCTCCACGCTGATGAACGCGTCTGCGATTACCCCGTACGCTTCCGCCCAAGCCTCGATGATCTCGTCTGTCGCGGCATCGCCCAGCACCTCTTTGATCGCACCGAGCAAGTTTTCCCCAACAATCGGATAATGCTCCGGCTTGATGCCCAAGCTGCGGTGCTTGTGTCCGATCTGTTTGACGACGGGCAAAATCGTTTCCAGCTTGTCGATGTACAGGGCAGCCGCATACACCGCATTAGCCAGTGCCGTTTGCTGTCTGCCTTGTTTTTGGTTAGCGTGATTGAAAATGTTCAACAACTCTGGATGGTTGGCAAACATCCGTTGATAAAAGCGTTTGGTTATCGTTGTCCCGTGCACTTCCAGTACAGGCACGGTGGATTTGATAATATCGATCGTTTTTTGGTTCAGCATATTGGCCCTCCTTGAAAAATCAACGTGTGATCTATGTCACTAGTGTACCGGAGCAAAGCTTTTGCCTCCTGTGATTGTAATCACAGGAAAAAGAAACGATTTGTGACAACAAAAAAAGAGCTTCCTGCCTGCTGAAGCTGGTTAATCATAAAAGTTTTACGAGATTTGGCCCTGTTGCTCCGTCCTGCGCTATAGTAAGATATAACCAAAATTGGAGGGGGTATGCTGCTTGACTTTGGAAGAATACAAACAACGCGCATCCGAGCAGGATGACTGGGCACCGGGCTGGGACGCGATCGACGAAGTGTTCCATCAGCTTTATCCTGCACAGGAGCCTGCACATTATGCGACAAATATGGTGAATCGCGCCATGTTTGGCGGGGACGCCTATTTGGATGGCTTCAGCATTTATCAATCTCCGAACGGCTACAAGCACATTTTGACCTACGGCATGACGGAGCTGTACACGGACGAAGAGGCATACGGCGGCGAATGGAGCCGTTGGGGCTATGAGATGACGATCAAGTTAAAGGAAGATTCCAACGAGGAATGTATGTGGGCGATCGACATGCTGTCCAACCTGGCGCGCTATACATACACCCAGAAACGGTTTTTCGAGCCTAACCAGTTTGTCGCAGGGAACGGCACGTCGATTCATATTGGCACAGATTCGGCGATTACGGCCCTGCTCATGGTAGAGGATACAGAAGCAAAAGGAATCGACACCGTCCATGGCAGAGTAGAGTTTTTGCAACTGGTCGGCATTACGCAAAAGGAACTGGAAGCGTTGAAGGACGACCCTGCGCAGGCGGAGACATTGATTGCAGCGATGAAAAAGGACAATCCATACTTGCTGACAGATATGAACAGGGTTCAGTCTTACTTGTGAACAGCCGAAAAAAGCACCGGGTATGACGCGTTCCCCGTCGGCAGTCTGGCAGTCTGGCAGTCTGCGACTCTATGTTTCTGCAGCACCGTGCGCAAAGCTCTTGTCTCCTGCCATCCGGTTCAACGGGGAAAGAATGGAACTGACATTGAAAATAGGTTTAGTAAGACATTACAAAGTCAAGCAAGATTATCCAAAAGGTGCGTTCATATGCGGCCGGGACGTGAATGCATGGTTTCAAACGTACGACCTGGCCGACATTGAGGCAGGCCGGACCGACCTGAAAGGAATTGAGTGGAGCAGATGCTATTCCAGCTCGCTTTCGCGTGCGGTAAAAACGGCGGAGCTGATCTTTCAGGGACCGATTACGCAAATGGCCGAGCTAAAGGAAATCGCGCCGCCTGCCTTGCCTGCACGGCTTAGGCTGCCGTTTTTGCTCTGGGCGATTCTGATTCGCCGAGGCTTCAACGGACCGAAGTTCAAAATTGCGAGCAACGGCGAGCTTTATTTGTTCGAGCGGCAACAGCCTGAGTCGTGAGTAAACGTTTGGGCCAGTCGAAACGTTTTGCCTATTAGAAAACCTGGCTGCACCAGGCACTGGCGACAAGCCTTCGCGGCCCCGATCCAAAAAAAGATCATCCCTCGCCTCGGCCGGGATGATCTTTTTGCTTCTATTAAATAATTGGCGGCGCTTCCTCGATCCGCTCTCGCACAAACCGGGCGATGCCGTCTATGTCGTCTACGTGAAAACAGGGCAGCTCCGCCTGCTTCTGCTCTCCCCAGCTTACCACTCCGACCAGGTTGGACACGGACCGGAGCAATTCAGCATCTTCCGGCCGCCGCAACAGCACGAGCTTGGGGTAGCCTTCCCGCTTGAAGCCTTCCACGAGGACGAGGTTCGCTCCGGCGGCCGCAAGACGCTGTACGAGTACGGCCAGCTCTTGCGGGCGCTGCTCGACGATTGCCGTCTTCGTCCGCGAGGTGATTGCCACGATCGAAGCTCCTGCCTCGCGATAGCGCCACGTGTCTTTTCCAGGCTGGTCCCATTCAAAATCGTGGCCGCCATCGTGCTTGATGACGCCAACCCGCAGCCCGGCGCCCTCCAGCAGAGGAATGAGCTTCGTCAACAGCGTCGTCTTGCCACTGTTGGAATAGCCGACGATTTGCAACACGCACGGCTGTTTGTCCAGGTCCATTCGCTATCCTTCCTTCCTCCAGGTCGGGGCCGCATGGGTTAAAACTTCGACCAGCTCGCCCGCCTGCTTGCCGCTTCCGCCCGGCGGAATGACGATGAAGCATTCGCTGTCCTTGAGCGTTCCGAGATTGCCCGCCTTTTCATTGAAATCAGGCACCGCCAAAAGTCCGCCGTCTTGTTCCAGCAGCCTGCCGCGCAAATAGCGCGGGAACGGGCACGGCTTTTGATAAGAAACGGCCAGCCTCGCCCGGATTGCGTGCGGGACGACTTCTGCCGCCCCGGAAAGGCGCCGGATCGCCGTCCGCGCGAACAGCTCAAAGCCGAGGAAACAGGCTCCGGGATTTCCCGACAGCGCCAAGTACGGCTTGCCTCCAACGAGCATGCTCGTCGTCGGACTGGCCGGGCGCATCGCTACCCGGTTGAACAAAAGTTCCACGTCCGGCTCGTCCGTCAGGAGCGCGATCACATCGAAATCGCCCACTGACACCCCTCCGCTGGACACGAGCACATCCACTTGCTGCATGTATTCGCTGATTTTTTGCTTCGCCACGGCGAGTTCATCGGGCAGGCCGGAAAAGCAAACAGGGATGCCCCCCGCCTCGGCAATGAGAGCGGTCAGCATCACCATATTGCTGTTGCGAATTTTTCCCGGGACGAGCGGCTCGTCAATGCCTAACAGCTCGCTGCCCGTCGCCAGAAGGCCGACTCGCGGCCGGCGGAAAACATCGACTTGCGCGTAGCCAAACGTAGCCAGACTGGCGATCGTGCCTGCGTTGATCCTCTCGCCAGCCTTGGCGATCACCGTTCCTTTTGCCATCTCCTCGCCGCGGCGGGAGACATTTTCCCCAGGCTGCATCGCCCGCTTGATCCAGACGGTTTCCGCGTGCTCGCCAGGGTTTTGCGTTTGCTCAAACATAATCACGGCATCGGCGCCTTCCGGCATCATCGCTCCGGTCATGATCCGCGTAGCGCAGCCTTCCGTCACGGTTCGCTCAGGCACCTGTCCCGCCGCTACGGTTTCGATCACCTTGAGGGCGAGCGGGCTCGCGATCGTAGCCCCGACCGTATCCGCCGCCCTTACGGCAAAGCCGTCCAGCGGCGAGCGGTCAAAGTGCGGCAAATCGTACGTTGCGTACAAATCGCAAGCCAAAATTCGCCCGTAAGCCTCCCCGATGTGCACCCGTTCTGTTTCCAGCGTAGGCAATGCCGCGAGCCATTTGCCCATCGCTTCCTCTACCGAGACTGTTTGTCGCGCAAAACGCATCGTCCGTTCCTCCTAATTGTGACCGCCCATCACGCCGTTTTTGTCAGCCGACGTTTACTTCCAAATCTTCTATCGGTTTTTCCTTGTATTTCAAATCTTTATTAGCAGTGAACGAATCCGCCTTTTCGATCTTCACTGCCGTATTGTATTCCGGGATACCCGCGAACGCTTCGTACACGCCTTTTGGAATCAGCACGTTTCCTTCCGGCCAGTACACCTGGATATTCCCTCTTCTCGTATCTTCAAACTTGGCGCGCCCTTGGTAGGTGCCATAGCTATTATACACGACAATCGTTTCGCCTTCCGCAATGCGCAGTTCCCGCGCGTCTTCCGGATTGATTAAAATATCGTAGCGATCCGCGTTGTTGAACGGGTCTTTGTTGCTGTAGATCATCGAGTTGAACTGCTTGCCGCGGCGGGTGGTCACGTAAAAATGCCCTTCCGGCTTGTCAAGCTGCGGAATTTCGATCGGCAGCAGATTCGCTCGGCCGTCTGGCGTCGGGCACACTCCGTCCTCGCACAGCCAGGCCCCTCCCCATTGAAACACATCTCCGCGTTTTTTCAAATGCTGGATGCCGTCGTAGTTCGGATTCGCCTGCGCGATTTCCGCACGAATTTCCTCCGCGCTGGCAAAATGCATGAGGTGCTTTTTGTCCGGATGCACGCGCGCAGCCAAATCGACGTAAATCTGCCACTCGGCCCGCGCCTCTTCAATCCGTGGTCCCTCGATCTCGGCGCTGAAGTACACCATCCGCTCCGTACTGGTCGACGTGCCGCCGCCCGGCTGCTCGTAGCGCGTCATCGCCGGCAGGACGATTACCTCTTCCTTGGCATCGACGAGGGTAGACGTGTTGAAAATGATGTCCTGATGGACGCGCAGCTCGACATTCTCCAAACATTTTTCCATGAAGTCAGGGTCAGGCATCGTCTCCAGGAAGTTGCCGCCGCTCGTGTAAAACAGCCGCGTCTTGCGCTCGTGTCCATCGGGCAGCAGGGCGTTTTCGAGCGAGATGCCGACAATATCGCCTTGCCATTTCGGGATCGGGAACTTCCACAGCTTTTCGATTCTCGTCCAGTTCTTTTCGTCAAAATCGCCGCCAGGCAAGCTGAACGGGTCCGCTCCCATCTCCCCGGAGCCTTGCACGCCGGAGTGGCCGCGAATCGGCATCACGCCGCAGTGCTTCCGGCCCAAAAAGCCGCGCAGAATCGCCAGATTGGCAACGGAGGAAATGTTGTCGGTCCCAAAGCGGTGCTGGGTCAGTCCCATGCTCCATACAAATACGCCTGATTTGGCATTGGCGAGCAAAAGCGCAAATTCTTTCAGCCGCTCCCTGCTCAAGCCAGAGGATTGCTCGATCTGATCCCACGGCAGATTGGTCACATGCCCCCGCAGCTCCTCGATGCCGTTTGCATGCTCCCGGACAAACTCGCGGTTGATCGCCGAGCCCGGATTGGCCTCCTCCATCTCAAACCAGTGCTTCATCACGCCGTTCATGAAGGCGATGTCGCCGCCGATGTTGACCTGGTAAAAATCGTCCGCGAGCTTCGTGCCGAACACAGCGCTCTCCGGCACCGACGGAATCCAGTATTTTTCCATCGCCGGCTCTTTGTAAGGGTTAATCAGGATGATCTTCGTTCCCGCTTTTTTGGCCGCGTACATGTACTTCGTGGAGACAGGCTGGTTGTTCGCCGGAACCGAGCCGAAGAAGACGAGCACATCCGTGCCGATCCAGTCCTGGTAGTTGCAGCTCGACGCCCCGATGCCAAGCGACCGCTTCAAGGCTGTCTTGCTCGGCGAGTGGCAAATGCGGGAGGCGTTGTCGATGTTGTTCGTCCCCAGAAAACGGGCCATTTTTGCCGCCGTATAGTACACTTCGTTAGTAATTCCCCGCGCAGTCAAGAAAAACGCGAGCTGCTTAGGACTGATGCCTTTGATCTTGTTCGCGATCCGGTCCAGAGCGTCGTTCCAACTGATCCGCGTGAATTTGTTTTCGCCCGGCTTGCGCGACAGCGGATAAGGAATCCTGCCCAGCTTGCGCAGCTCCACGCTCGACATCTGTTTTAGAGCGCTTACATCTTCGAGCCATTTGTCATCCATGGCAGGCATTGTATTGAGGCGCAGCACGTTCAGGCGCGTCGTGCACAAATGCGGGCCTGTGAGAGTCTGGTCGTACAGACCGGATACGCCGAGCGCGCAGCCGTCGCATACTCCCTGGGTCAAAATCCGGTAGGCGTAACCGAGGTTGTCCCGATTGTCATACACGACCTTCATCGTGTCGAGTATGTGATGCGGCTTGATTTTGCCAAGTCCCATGGGCATCATGGAAGCCCACAGGGAAGGCTTCAGCGACGTATCCAGCTTGACTGGTCCCTTATGCTTGGTCTTCCCCATTGGTTTTTTCGCTCCTCTCTTGTCAAACACCCTGAGACTAAAAAACCACCATGAAACCGTCCCTGATTCCCAAAGGAAGAGAGCGTGTTCACGGTGGTTGTCTAAAGGCAGGTTCGCTACCCAAGTCTCAACGTCGTGTTTGCTTGCGAAGTCCGCTTTGTCTAACCGGTGAACAGGAACGCTGCTTCGCTTAGACTTACGGTTCGTTTTTCCATTTTTTCTCGATGTCCTGATCGAAAACAAAGATGGACATCCCAAAATCACGTTCAATGTCAATGTCGACGAACAGGTCGACGAGTTTTGCGCCCAGAAACGCTTCCATGTCAACTGGCTGGTGTTTCCGATACATCTCCTTGACCATTTCGGTTCTGGCAGCTCGTAGTGTCTGCTTTCCATCTTCCGAAGTGGCAATGAACTTTTCCACCGGCGAAAGATTGCCCTCCATTTCGCAGATCGCCCAGTTTTTGCAAAACGTGGTGCTGATCTTGCTAGGTCCTTTCCCCATATGGCGCTTCCGGAAAGCTCTGACCAAATTACTGAACTCTGCTTCGAACTTATTCATCGACGGTACTCACCTTTATTCCAATCATTCTCTACTAAGACTTTACCATTGATTAACTAGCCAATTCAACTGACTTTTCTCTTTGTCTGGCTTCTTCCTTCAATTTTTTAATATCCAACCGGATTAAGAGGGAAATAAAGAAGGCTACAATGAACATCGCAGCGAACACGCTCATCGTTCCTGTGTAGCTTTGCGTCGTCTCGCGCACCCATGCGGCGAAGATCGGGCCTGCCAGCCCTGCCGCCGCCCATGCGGTCAAAATGTAGCCGTGAATCGCCCCGAGCTGGCGCGTGCCAAACAGGTCGCCAATGTAGGCAGGAATCGAGGCGAAGCCGCCTCCGTAGCAGGTCATGATGATGAACATCGCGATCATGAACAGCACCGGGTTGCTCATGTTCGGCAACAGGAAGAACAGCACCATCTGGATCGCGAAGAAAGCCGTGTACGTATTCGCCCGCCCGATGTAGTCAGACAGCGAAGCCCAGCCGATTCGTCCGCCGCCATTGAACAAGCCGTTCAGGCCCACCATCAGCGCAGCGGTTTGCACGGACATGCCGACCATTTCCTGCGCCATCGGCGAAGCGACGGAGATGACAGCAATTCCACAAGTCACGTTGATGAACAGCATCAGCCACAGCCAGTAAAAACGGCGCGTCTTGATCGCTTCGTTGGCGGTAAGCTGGCACAAGTCTTTTTTGATTTGCTTGTCGCCTGCTGCCCCTTCGGTCGAAAAACCTGCGGGCACCCAGCCTTTTGGCGGCGGAGACAAATATTGCGCAGATGCAAACATGACGACGAAATAAATGATACCTAAAATGTAAAAGGTGTTCGCAATGCCGACACTCTCAATCAGCGCGTTCATGATCGGGCTGGCGATCATCGAAGCGAAGCCAAAGCCCATGATCGCAAGTCCTGTCGCCAGTCCGCGGCGATCCGGGAACCACTTCACAAGCGTAGACACCGGGGTAATATACCCGACCCCAAGGCCGATTCCGCCCAGCACGCCATAACAAATGTACAAAAGCGGCAAGCTGGCAAGCTGGATGGCAAGCCCGGAGCCGACAATCCCGACGCCGAAAAAGATCGAGGCGAGCGTTCCCGCTTTTCGCGGCCCGTGCTTTTCTACGTAGTGTCCGAGAAAAGCCGCGGACAGCCCGAGAAACAAAATCGCGATGCTGAAAGTGAACTGCACATCGGGCAGTTCCCAGCCAAATTGCTGGGTGATCGGCTTGGTAAATACACTCCACGCGTACACCGATCCAATCGAGATGTGGATCCCCACCGCAGCCAGTGCAATCAGCCAACGGTTTTTCACTTGTTGCTCCATCATGTTCATCTCCTTTAAAATGGTCTTGGTTGGAATGAAGCCCAATCACTGGTGCGCCACTCCGAAAGCAAAAAGAAAAACTGCTGATTTCATCGACACCCCCCGCTTTTTCCGCACACACGGAAACAAAGGTATCAATGAAACACAGCAGTTAATCATCAGCAGGAACGCTACGTCAGCATCAACAAGCACGTGCCATCGTATTCAATTGGTGATTCACAGCGAGAGATTCGGTGACAGGTTCGCTGTTCCGTGTCTTTTCGCTCTATACGCGCAGGAAGTTACTGAAAGTAGAAAATTTTATGACACTTTCACCCTCACATAGTATACTACCATGTAAGCGCTCACTCGACAATATTTTCTCTGTCAAAATCTATTCACAACTTGTCATTTCTCCACGCATGAACATGATACGGGAGGTTCGCATGTCAAAACTGAGCAAAACAACCCGCCTGCGCGTCCTGAAAGTGACGGCTGACCAGCACCACTGGGAAGACGACGAGATCGTCACGGAGTACCCGCTCACGATTTTTCTCAATGACGAAGAGTTCGCCACCGTCGTCTGCACGCCAGCCGATCTGGACGAGATGGTGATCGGTTTTCTCGCAGCGGAGGGAGCCATCCAAAGCTTCGGGGAGATCAGGCAGATCACGATAGACGAGGCAAAAGGGCTGGCCTACGTAGACCTGCACAAAGAAACGATTTTGTCCCAGAGCTTTTACTCCAAGCGCAGAATTACGTCGTGCTGCGGCAAAAGCAGACAGTCCTTCTACTTTTTCAGCGATGCCCGCACAGCAAAGCCGGCGAGCGGCACCACCACCGTCACCTCTGCCCAATGCACCAGACTCATGGACGAGTTGCAAGCCTCCTCCGTTATCCATCAGCAGACAGGAGGCGTTCACAACGCGGCTCTGTGCACGCCTGACCAAGTTCTCTTGCAATATTCGGATATCGGACGCCACAACGCGCTGGACAAAATTTACGGGAAGTGCTTGCGGGATAATATCTCGACCGCGGACAAGATTCTCGTGTTCAGCGGACGGCTCTCGTCTGAAGTTTTGTTGAAAGCCGCCAAGATCGGCGCAGGCATCATCCTGTCCAAATCGGCTCCGACCGACCTCGCCCTGCAACTGGCAGAGGAACTGCAAATCACGGCCGTCGGCTTCATCCGCCAAAACAAAATGAATGTGTACACGCATCCGGAGCGGATCATTTTGCCCTAGCTCCGCTTCTTGCGTGAAAAACAGGACAAGCTTACGGCCGTCCTGTTTTTCTGCGTTGCTCTTCGCGGATGGCAGCCGCGTACTCTTCCGGAGTATTGGCATTGAACAGCGCCCACGGGTCGAGCCAGCCGTCCGGCACTTCCAGGACGGACAGCTTGCGAATCGTATTCATCAGCCGCAGCTCGCCCTGCTCCAACGCTTGTTCCCAGACGGGCTGCGTGCTTTTGCGGTACAAGGCGCACAGCGGATGAATCCGCCCCTGTGCCGAAGGAATGACCGCGTCCCAACCGTCTTTTCCGGCGGCATAGGCGAGCAGGCTTGCGAGCTGCGTCCGGTCCATAAACGGCAAGTCGCAGGAGAGCACGAGCAGCACGTCCTTCCTACACAGGCGAAACGCCGTCACCAGGCCGCTCACGGGTCCCGCTGACGGCACCAGATCGGCCGTCACGCTCACGCCGTCTCGTTTGACAAGCTCTGCCGGGATGCGCTCAGGCTCGTTGCACACGATCAGGCAAGGCATCCCCATCGCCAAAATTTCTGTTCCCAGCTCTGTCACCAAGGTGCCTTCGCGCCATGGAAGCTGGTCTTTCGCGACGCCCATCCGGCTGCTTTTTCCGCCAGCCAGAATGACCGCGTGTACGTTTGGCTGCATAAACATCTCCTGCCGTCTCCAAGATTTTTTCCTGCAAGGGTTGACAACAATCACTATTAGTTTATAATAATTATAAATAAGAAATCATTTTAAAAAAGGAGAGGTTACGATTATGGAAAACACTATGTTCAACGTTTTGAATAAACAAGTGGCAAACTGGACAGTTCTGTACACCAAGCTGCACAACTTTCACTGGAATGTAAAAGGCCCTCACTTCTTCACCCTGCACGCGAAGTTTGAAGAGCTGTACAACGAAGCTTCGGCGCACATCGACGCATTGGCAGAGCGCGTGTTGGCAATTGGCGGCAAACCTGTAGGCACATTGAGCGCATGTCTGAATACAGCGAGCATCACAGAAGCGGAAGGCAATGAAACCGCCGAGCAAATGGTGGAAACCGTCGCCCGCGACTTCGCGATCCTCGTCGACGAGCTGAAACTGGCAATCGAGGCTGCCGAACAAGCAGACGACGAGGCGACAGCGGACATGCTCCTGGAAATTCGCAGCGGTCTGGAAAAACACATCTGGATGCTCAACGCTTTCCTGCAATAACAGCTTGCCCGTTACCATCCCATACAAAAAGGCGATCGTGCTTGCACGTCGCCTTTTTTGCTGTGAATCAAGCGGCTACCCAGTCCAAGTCCGGGCAGGCAAGCCGTCTTTTCTGTCTACGCCAGTGAAAAAATCAGCTTTCTTCCATCTTTTCCCACTTTTACCTGAGGCAGATACTTCAATGACTTTTGTACGCCGATGTACGGGCTGGCGAACTCTACGTCATGCCGTTCCTTCAAAATCGAACAAAGATCGGCCAGGGACATCGGAGACATGCTTTCCCGCAAGATGTTCTCGATGTGATTGGCCACTTCCTGATAATTGTGACGAATGTGGGTCTTTCGTACCTTGATCCGCTTCACCATATCTGTCGGAAGCTCCTCAGTCGCCACCGCTACTTCGTCAGACAGCTCAGTTGCATCAAAGCCTGCCTCGGCATCCATTTCCCGAATCCGGTTCAGAATTTGCTTGATGTCTGCTCCCAACTGCTTGTCCTGGTCTACGTATTGCCGGCGCAGAGCCATTCGCTGCTCCAGCATGGCCTGCAGTGTCATCTGCAACGCTTTCCGTTCATTAAACATTGCGCTATGTATTCCCCTTTTCACAAAAAGTAGAATTTTATGGAATGTACCCTCAATGATAATATAACTCGTCCCCCTTGAAAACGAGGAATTTAGGCGCACAAACGCTGACGACTTTCGCGATAGCCAAAAAAACGAGCTAACTCCCTTATATGAAAATCTCCCCCAAGCATGCCTATACTTAAGGGAGTTGTCAGTGTCCTACACAAACGATTATTTCCTCAATACCTGAAATTCGAAACGATCTTCTGCAGTTCTTCGGACATCTTGGACAGAGCCAAAGCTGACGAAGCAATTTCTTCCATGGAAGCCAACTGCTCTTCCGTAGCAGCAGAAACATTTTGCGTTCCGGCTGCTATTTCTCTGGCTACTTCCCGTATGGTTGCCACCGATTGCACAATGTCTTCCATCGACCCTGCGACCCGCTGCGCACTGCCTGACACCGCTTGAATCTGAACAACAACATCGCCCACTGAGCGTTGGATGTGCGCGAAGGAAGTTTCTGCCTGGGTTGCTACTACCATACCTTCGCTTACTTCGTTTTTCACTTGAGCCATGGAAGCTACCGCTTTTTGCATCTGTTCGCGGATCATCGAAATTAAATCGCTGATTTTACTTGCCGATCCGGCTGACTGCTCCGCAAGCTTTCTTACTTCCTCTGCAACGACAGCAAATCCCCTGCCGTGTTCCCCTGCCCTTGCCGCTTCAATAGCTGCATTCAAAGCCAGCAAATTCGTTTGAGCAGCAATGTCGGTAATCACTTGAACAATTTCGCCAATTTCCTCTGAACGATCGCCCAAATCTTGGATTGCATTTGCCAGGTCATGCGTCTTGGCGTGAATGGAACCCATTTGTTCGTTTGCGGTTTGGAGCGCCTGATTTCCTTCCTCTGCCACTTGCGCTGCTTGTACGGCGGAAGCGGATACTTTCTGGGCGTTGGCCGCAATTTTTTCAATTTCTTGCGCCATTTCGTTAAGTGTCTGGGCACTCTGGTCTACGCTGGAGGCTTGTTGCTCGGAGCCCGAGGCTACTTCTTGCATGATGGAAGCGACTTGCTCGGTGGCTCTGCTTGTTTGTTCAGCGCTTGCCGTTAACTCTTCCGCAGATGCGGCAACCTGTTCTGCATTGACGCCCACTTGATGTATCAGGGTACGCAAGTTGTTTTTCATGACGGTAAAGGAACGCGCCAGTTCTCCGATCTCGTCCTTGTTCTTTACCACGATATCTTCCACAGTCAGGTCTCCCGCCGCCATTTTTTGTGCAGAAGAGGCCAACAAGACGACGGGTCTCGCAATCCAGCGCGAGACAAAATAGCCAATGCAAAGTGCCAAAACGACTGCGATCGCACTGATGATGAGTCCGGTTGTGATGACGCCGTCTACCCGAATGGAGTTTTCTTGCGAGGCTTGCGTCATTTGTGCTTGTTCCCGCTCATTGATTTCGTCAGCTACCGCCCGAATGTCCCTGGAAAGCGGAAACAACGTGGTCGTGGCGATTTCCAGAGCCCGGTCG
It includes:
- a CDS encoding Dps family protein, with protein sequence MENTMFNVLNKQVANWTVLYTKLHNFHWNVKGPHFFTLHAKFEELYNEASAHIDALAERVLAIGGKPVGTLSACLNTASITEAEGNETAEQMVETVARDFAILVDELKLAIEAAEQADDEATADMLLEIRSGLEKHIWMLNAFLQ
- the fdhD gene encoding formate dehydrogenase accessory sulfurtransferase FdhD, whose protein sequence is MSKLSKTTRLRVLKVTADQHHWEDDEIVTEYPLTIFLNDEEFATVVCTPADLDEMVIGFLAAEGAIQSFGEIRQITIDEAKGLAYVDLHKETILSQSFYSKRRITSCCGKSRQSFYFFSDARTAKPASGTTTVTSAQCTRLMDELQASSVIHQQTGGVHNAALCTPDQVLLQYSDIGRHNALDKIYGKCLRDNISTADKILVFSGRLSSEVLLKAAKIGAGIILSKSAPTDLALQLAEELQITAVGFIRQNKMNVYTHPERIILP
- the mobA gene encoding molybdenum cofactor guanylyltransferase, which translates into the protein MQPNVHAVILAGGKSSRMGVAKDQLPWREGTLVTELGTEILAMGMPCLIVCNEPERIPAELVKRDGVSVTADLVPSAGPVSGLVTAFRLCRKDVLLVLSCDLPFMDRTQLASLLAYAAGKDGWDAVIPSAQGRIHPLCALYRKSTQPVWEQALEQGELRLMNTIRKLSVLEVPDGWLDPWALFNANTPEEYAAAIREEQRRKTGRP
- a CDS encoding methyl-accepting chemotaxis protein, with protein sequence MKWTIRKKIIGGFLAVSLLMVIVSGLSFAFLKEVDTSYTELVDVQAKVLLNAKAIQVQATQMNSSLRDYLLTQDPEAAKKMEEASKELSALVSSTMEIASTPETKDALGKIETLNKQYDEVKNQILSVSSDRALEIATTTLFPLSRDIRAVADEINEREQAQMTQASQENSIRVDGVITTGLIISAIAVVLALCIGYFVSRWIARPVVLLASSAQKMAAGDLTVEDIVVKNKDEIGELARSFTVMKNNLRTLIHQVGVNAEQVAASAEELTASAEQTSRATEQVASIMQEVASGSEQQASSVDQSAQTLNEMAQEIEKIAANAQKVSASAVQAAQVAEEGNQALQTANEQMGSIHAKTHDLANAIQDLGDRSEEIGEIVQVITDIAAQTNLLALNAAIEAARAGEHGRGFAVVAEEVRKLAEQSAGSASKISDLISMIREQMQKAVASMAQVKNEVSEGMVVATQAETSFAHIQRSVGDVVVQIQAVSGSAQRVAGSMEDIVQSVATIREVAREIAAGTQNVSAATEEQLASMEEIASSALALSKMSEELQKIVSNFRY